The Streptomyces sp. ALI-76-A nucleotide sequence CAGGTACGCCCCCCTGTGGAACGAGGAGGTCTTCGTCGACCGCTGGGAGTACCGGGAGTGGGACCGGAAGATCCGCCCCGGCGACATCGTGCTCAGCCACTTCCGGGGCCGGGAGGACTGGAAGGGCACGATGCCGGACATGATCCGCCGGTTCCTGAACAAGGTCACGGCCGAGGGCTACGCCGTGGCCCGCCTGGAGGACTACCTGTGAGGTGGCGGCGGTGGCCACTGGCGGGGACACTCGTGGCCGCCGTCCTGCTGACCGGCTGCGCCCGGTCGGCCGGCCCCGCCGAGCCCGTCGAACGGCCCGGGGGGACGGCGGCCGGGCGGGCGGGCTCCCCCGTGCCGGACGGGGCCGGGAAGCCCGCGTACCGCCGCTGGGGCCTGACGGCCCCGCTGCCGTCCGCCCCGGAGCCGCCCGCCCGGTCCCCGGTGACGCGAGCGGCGGGTCCGGGCGCGCTGCCCGTGGTGCGCCGCGTACCCACCACCGACCGGGTCGTCTTCCTGACCTACGACGACGGCGCCGAACGGGACCCGCGGTTCGTCGACATGGTCCGCGAACTGCGGCTCCCGGTCAGCATGTTCCTCACGGACAGTGTCGTCGGGCCGGGGTACGGGCACTTCGCGCGCCTCCAGGCGGTCGGCGCGAGCATCCAGAACCACACCCTCGACCACCCCGCCCTGCGCGGCCTGCCGTACGCCGGCCAGCGCGCCGAGATCTGCGGCCAGCAGGACAAACTCCGGTCCCGTTTCGGCATCCGCCCCCGCCTCTTCCGCCCTCCCTACGGCACGTACGACACGACGACCCTGCGCGCCGCCGCCGACTGCGGTGTCTCGGCGGTCGTCCTGTGGCGGGCGTCCGTGGAGGGCGACGGGCTGACCTTCGCGGAGGGGGAGAACCGGCTGCGCCCGGGCGACATCGTGGCGCTGGCGTCACGGGAGCCGACGGGCCCGTCCCTGCGGGACCGGACGACAGCCTTGCTGCGGGAGATCCAGGGCCGGGGGCTGACGGTGGGGCGGCTCGAGGACTACCTGTGACCCGCGGGACCGTGCGGGCCCGCCGCCCGAGGGCCGGCCGGGCCCGCACGGTCCCGCGGGTCCACGCCAGGGCCGCCGGTGCCAGAAGCGGGAGCGGCAGCCCGGTCGGCACCTGAGCCGCGGGCCCGTGCGGGGAGGACAGCCGCCGGCCCGAGCGGCATCGGTGCGCCCGAGCGGGCCGCCGTCACCGTCGCGTGGCCGCCCCGCGCCGGGAGCAGGCCGATCGCGGCCCGCAGGCGGCCTCCGCCCGCACCGGTCCCGCGACCCGGGCGGACACCGCCCGCCTCGGCCGGCCGGTCGGTGGCGCCGACCGGGGACGCCACCGCCGACGACGGACGGGGCGGAGCGGGGAGCGCGCAGTGGCAGGGGGAGGCGGTGCGGGCGCCGCGCAGCCGGGCCGGGCGGTCCCGGCGCGTCCACGCGTGGGGGTGAAGCCGTTCAGGCCGGAACGGGTTCCGGTGGCGGCAGCCCCGGGGCCACCGCCCCGGGGCTGCGCCAGGGCATCGCGCCCGGGAGGTGACCGGGAAATCCGCCGACGCGCCGCCGGCGATTGGCACTCCGCTTGACCGAGTGCTAATCGCGGTCATAGTCTCAGGTCTGGCACTCCCCCCGGGAGAGTGCCAACTAGCGACGGGCAGGTCCGGCACCCGCGACGACGGATCCACCTGGTCGCCACCTCAGACAGTCAACCCCGTGATCTCCGAAGGGGGAGGTCGGATCGTGACGACCACCAGCTCCAAGGTTGCCATCAAGCCGCTCGAGGACCGCATTGTGGTCCAGCCGCTCGACGCCGAGCAGACCACCGCCTCTGGCCTGGTCATCCCGGACACGGCGAAGGAGAAGCCCCAGGAGGGCGTCGTCCTGGCCGTCGGTCCGGGCCGCTTCGAGAACGGCGAGCGCCTGCCGCTCGACGTCAAGACCGGCGACATCGTGCTGTACAGCAAGTACGGCGGCACCGAGGTGAAGTACAACGGCGAGGAGTACCTCGTCCTCTCGGCTCGCGACGTGCTCGCGATCATCGAGAAGTAGTTCACCCCGCTTCCTCGCGAAGCAATTGCTTTGAGCTGCGCCCCTGGCCCCCCGCGATCACTACTGAGCCGGGCGCCGGGGGCGCGGTCAATTTCACCTAGATTTCCGAGAGGGCTCACGCTCCCATGGCGAAGATCCTGAAGTTCGACGAGGACGCCCGTCGCGCCCTCGAGCGCGGCGTCAACAAGCTCGCCGACACGGTCAAGGTGACGATCGGCCCCAAGGGCCGCAACGTCGTCATCGACAAGAAGTTCGGCGCCCCCACCATCACCAACGACGGCGTCACCATCGCCCGCGAGGTCGAGCTCGACGACCCGTACGAGAACCTCGGCGCCCAGCTGGTGAAGGAGGTGGCGACCAAGACCAACGACATCGCGGGTGACGGCACCACCACCGCCACCGTGCTCGCCCAGGCGCTGGTGCGCGAGGGCCTGCGCAACGTCGCCGCGGGTGCCTCCCCGGCCGCCCTGAAGAAGGGCATCGACGCCGCGGTCAAGGCGATCTCCGAGGAGCTCCTCGCGACCGCCCGTCCGATCGACGAGAAGTCCGACATCGCCGCCGTCGCCGGTCTGTCCGCCCAGGACAGCCAGGTCGGCGAGCTCATCGCCGAGGCGATGGACAAGGTCGGCAAGGACGGTGTCATCACCGTCGAGGAGTCCAACACCTTCGGTCTGGAGCTGGACTTCACCGAGGGCATGGCCTTCGACAAGGGCTACCTGTCGCCGTACTTCGTGACGGACCAGGAGCGCATGGAGGCCGTCCTCGACGAGCCGTACATCCTGATCAACCAGGGCAAGATCTCCTCGATCGCCGACCTGCTGCCGCTGCTGGAGAAGGTCATCCAGACCAACTCCTCCAAGCCGCTCCTGATCATCGCCGAGGACGTCGAGGGCGAGGCCCTGTCGACCCTGGTCGTGAACAAGATCCGCGGCACCTTCAACGCGGTCGCGGTCAAGGCCCCCGGCTTCGGTGACCGCCGCAAGGCGATGCTCCAGGACCTGGCGATCCTCACCGGCGCCACGGTCGTCTCCGAGGAGGTCGGCCTCAAGCTCGACCAGGTCGGCCTGGACGTGCTGGGCTCCGCCCGCCGTGTCACGGTCACCAAGGACGACACGACCGTCGTCGACGGCGCCGGCGACTCGGCGGACGTCACGGGCCGCGTCGCCCAGATCAAGGCCGAGATCGAGAACACGGACTCCGACTGGGACCGCGAGAAGCTCCAGGAGCGCCTCGCGAAGCTGGCCGGCGGCGTGTGCGTGATCAAGGTCGGCGCCGCCACCGAGGTGGAGCTCAAGGAGAAGAAGCACCGTCTGGAGGACGCCATCTCCGCGACCCGCGCCGCGGTCGAGGAGGGCATCGTCTCCGGTGGTGGCTCCGCGCTCGTCCACGCCGCCAAGGTCCTCGAGGGCAACCTCGACAAGACCGGCGACGAGGCCACCGGTGTCGCCGTCGTCCGCCGCGCGGTCGTCGAGCCGCTGCGCTGGATCGCCGAGAACGCCGGCCTGGAGGGTTACGTCATCACCGCCAAGGTCGCCGAGCTCGACGCGGGCCAGGGCTTCAACGCCGCCACCGGCGAGTACGGCGACCTGGTCAAGGCCGGCGTCATCGACCCGGTCAAGGTCACCCGCTCCGCCCTGGAGAACGCCGCCTCCATCGCCTCCCTCCTCCTGACGACCGAGACCCTGGTCGTCGAGAAGAAGGAAGAGGAAGAGCCGGCCGCCGGTGGCCACGGCCACAGCCACTCCCACTGAGCGACCTCCCACCGAGCGACCCGCTCGCGCAAAGGGCCCCGATCCGCACCCGAGTGCCGGACCGGGGCCCTTCCCCTTCGCGGGTCATTCCCCCAGTACCCCCAGCTGCTCCAGCAGCCCGGCCCGGTCGTACTGCCACCAGCCCTCGCAGATCCGCCCGTCCCGGAACCGGTGCCAGGTCATGCCGGTCATGGTGACCTCCTGACCGGTGGCCGCGATCCCCAGGAAGTCGCCCTGGTGCCGGCCGGTCCAGGTCCAGCGGGTGCACACCCGCCCGTCCTGCGCGACCTGGTCGTCGACACGGAAGGCGAAGTCGAAGGCCCGCCGCCATCCCGCGTACTCCTCCTGCGCCCCCCGCAGTCCCAGATCCGCGGGATGCGCCGGATCGTGGTCGACGTAGTCGTCGGAGAACCGCTCGAACAGCAGCCCCGGCTCACCGCGCCCGGCCAGCTCGAAGAACTCCCGCGCCAGGTCCGGATCGAGCTGCTCGTCCCGCACCACGTCCAGGTCGGTGAACGTCGGCTCGGCGTCGCACAGGGCGACCATGTCCTGGAAGATCCGGTCGGTCTCCGGCAGCCCGGAGTTGCGCATCGCCTCCTCGTACGACGGGAACTCCACGATCTCGATGAAGTGCGACGCGTCCGCGCGGTCCTTGCCCACCACCGCGTGCGTCGCGGTCCGCTTCCCCTTGGTCTGCTCGACCCATGTGTCCAACAGCCGGTTCATCTCGTCGAACCGGCTGGTCCTGCACTCGATGAGCTGTACGAACGTCATGACACCGCCTCCGTCCCCCCTGGGCGCGGTCAGGTCCCCCCATTCTCCCACCGGAGACGTGAGGCCACCCCTTTCCTACTGAGGCCCGTACTTGCGCCCCGTCCGCGACGAGATCCCGCCCAGCAGCGACCGCGGCGCGACCTTCGCCAGCCCCATCAGCGCCTTGTACCGCGGATCCGGAATGGACACCGTCCTGCCGCGCGCCAGATCCGCCAGCGCCGCCGCCACCAGCTTGTCCGCGTCCAGCCACATCCAGTCCGGGATGTTGTCCGTGCCCATCCCGGCCCGCTGATGGAACTCGGTGCGTACGAACCCGGGGCACAGCGCCATCAGCCGCACCCCACTGCCCGCCAGGTCCTTCGCCGCGCCCTGCGTGAACTGCACGACCCACGCCTTCGACGCCCCGTACGTTCCGCGCGGCAGGAAGGCCGCCACCGAGGCGACGTTGACGACACCGCCGCGCCCCCGCTCCCGCATCGCCTCGGCCGCCGCCGACGTCAGCCGCAGCACCGCCTCGCAGTGCACCTTGAGCATGGTCAGCTCGTCGGCCATGGGAACGTCGAGATAGCGGCCCTTGTTGCCGAAGCCCGCGTTGTTGATCAGCAGGTCGACGGGGTTCCTGCGGTCGCCGAGCCGGGCGGCCACCGCTTCGATGCCGTCGTCCGTCGCCAGGTCGGCGGTGACCACCTCCGCCTCGATGCCGTGCCGGTCGTGCAGTTCGGTCGCCTGGTCCCGCAGCCGCTTGGTGTCGCGGGCGACCAGGACGAGGTTGTGCCCGTCCGCTGCCAGCCGCCGTGCGAACGCGGCACCGATGCCCGCGGTCGATCCCGTGATGAGAGCCGTTGTCATGGCGCAAGGTTAGTGACCGGGACCGCGCCCGTCCGCACCGCGCACAAGCCCTCCACCATCGGCGCAGCCGCCGGGGACGGCGGCCCCCGCGGGCGCTCAGCGGACTCCGTGTTCCGCCACGTACCTCAGCGCCGACTCCCGCAGCTCCGGGTGCAGCGCCCCGCCCGCCGCCAGCAGCCGCGGCTGTAGTTCACGCCCGGTCGTGACGGCCCGGAACGCCAGGGCCACCGTCACGTCGTGCTCGGGACGGTGGACGATCTCGACGGGATCCCCGGCACGGATCTCACCCGGTTCGACCACCCGCAGATACGCGCCCGACGCTCCCCTGCGGGTGAACCGCTTCACCCACTGCCGTTCACCCATGTGGCCCTGGAAGGTGCGGCACGGTATCCGCCCGCTGCTGACCTCCAGCACCACCTCGGACCCGATGCGCCAGCGCTCGCCGATCAGCGCGCCGGAGACGTCGATGCCCAGGGTGGTGAGGTTCTCCCCGAAGACGCCGTTCGCCAGCGGGCGCCCCAGCTCGCGCTCCCAGTCGTCCAGGTCCTCGCGGGCCACCGCGTACACGGCCTGGTCGTCACCGCCGTGATGCCGCCGCTCGCACACCGCGTCCCCGGCCAGTCCGCTTCCGCCGACGCCCTTGGGGCCGGGGGCCGCCACCCGCACGGGCCCCTCGGCCGGCCGTTTGTCGATGCCGGTCACGCCCTCCGGGTGGTCCGTGTACGGAACGGCCTTCGCGCGGCCCACATTCACCGACAGCAGCTTCATGACGGCACGGTACGAGGCGGACCGGCAAAGCGTCGACGCATTATCCGGCACCGTCCCCAAGGCCCGCTTATGCTCGGTGGCGTGATCGAGGCCCGTCATCTCCGCGTGCTGCGCGCCGTCGCCGCCACCGGCTCCTTCTCGGCGGCGGGACGCGAACTGGGCTGCACCCAGCCCGCCGTCAGCCAGCAGATGAAGGCCCTGGAGGCGTCCGTGGGCACCCCCCTGCTGATCCGCACCGGACGTGAGATGCGGCTGACCCAGGCCGGCGAGGCCCTCGTACGGCACGCCGCCGGGATCCTCTCCGGGCTGACCGCGGCCGAGGAGGAGGTCGCCGCCATCGCGGGCCTGCGCGCGGGCCGGGTCCGGCTCGTCTCCTTCCCCAGCGGCAGCTCCACGCTCGTCCCCGCCGCCCTCGCCGCCCTGCGCGCCGAACACCCGGGCACCCGTGTCTCGCTGGAGGAGGCCGAGCCGCCCCGGTCCGTCGAACTCCTGCGCGAGGGTGACTGCGATGTGGCCCTCGCCTTCCGCTACGAGGGCGCGGCGGGCGCCGAGGAGTGGGACGACCTCGTCGTGCGGCCCCTGCTGACGGACCGTCTGGTCGCCCTCGTCCCCGAACGGCACCGCCTCGCGCGCGCGTCGTCCGTCGCCATCGGGGAACTCGCCCGGGAGCCGTGGATCGCGGGCTGCCCGCGCTGTCGCGGGCAACTGGTGGAGGTGTGCGAGGGCGCCGG carries:
- a CDS encoding polysaccharide deacetylase family protein, which gives rise to MAAVLLTGCARSAGPAEPVERPGGTAAGRAGSPVPDGAGKPAYRRWGLTAPLPSAPEPPARSPVTRAAGPGALPVVRRVPTTDRVVFLTYDDGAERDPRFVDMVRELRLPVSMFLTDSVVGPGYGHFARLQAVGASIQNHTLDHPALRGLPYAGQRAEICGQQDKLRSRFGIRPRLFRPPYGTYDTTTLRAAADCGVSAVVLWRASVEGDGLTFAEGENRLRPGDIVALASREPTGPSLRDRTTALLREIQGRGLTVGRLEDYL
- the groES gene encoding co-chaperone GroES, translating into MTTTSSKVAIKPLEDRIVVQPLDAEQTTASGLVIPDTAKEKPQEGVVLAVGPGRFENGERLPLDVKTGDIVLYSKYGGTEVKYNGEEYLVLSARDVLAIIEK
- the groL gene encoding chaperonin GroEL (60 kDa chaperone family; promotes refolding of misfolded polypeptides especially under stressful conditions; forms two stacked rings of heptamers to form a barrel-shaped 14mer; ends can be capped by GroES; misfolded proteins enter the barrel where they are refolded when GroES binds), giving the protein MAKILKFDEDARRALERGVNKLADTVKVTIGPKGRNVVIDKKFGAPTITNDGVTIAREVELDDPYENLGAQLVKEVATKTNDIAGDGTTTATVLAQALVREGLRNVAAGASPAALKKGIDAAVKAISEELLATARPIDEKSDIAAVAGLSAQDSQVGELIAEAMDKVGKDGVITVEESNTFGLELDFTEGMAFDKGYLSPYFVTDQERMEAVLDEPYILINQGKISSIADLLPLLEKVIQTNSSKPLLIIAEDVEGEALSTLVVNKIRGTFNAVAVKAPGFGDRRKAMLQDLAILTGATVVSEEVGLKLDQVGLDVLGSARRVTVTKDDTTVVDGAGDSADVTGRVAQIKAEIENTDSDWDREKLQERLAKLAGGVCVIKVGAATEVELKEKKHRLEDAISATRAAVEEGIVSGGGSALVHAAKVLEGNLDKTGDEATGVAVVRRAVVEPLRWIAENAGLEGYVITAKVAELDAGQGFNAATGEYGDLVKAGVIDPVKVTRSALENAASIASLLLTTETLVVEKKEEEEPAAGGHGHSHSH
- a CDS encoding ester cyclase, with protein sequence MTFVQLIECRTSRFDEMNRLLDTWVEQTKGKRTATHAVVGKDRADASHFIEIVEFPSYEEAMRNSGLPETDRIFQDMVALCDAEPTFTDLDVVRDEQLDPDLAREFFELAGRGEPGLLFERFSDDYVDHDPAHPADLGLRGAQEEYAGWRRAFDFAFRVDDQVAQDGRVCTRWTWTGRHQGDFLGIAATGQEVTMTGMTWHRFRDGRICEGWWQYDRAGLLEQLGVLGE
- a CDS encoding SDR family oxidoreductase; translated protein: MTTALITGSTAGIGAAFARRLAADGHNLVLVARDTKRLRDQATELHDRHGIEAEVVTADLATDDGIEAVAARLGDRRNPVDLLINNAGFGNKGRYLDVPMADELTMLKVHCEAVLRLTSAAAEAMRERGRGGVVNVASVAAFLPRGTYGASKAWVVQFTQGAAKDLAGSGVRLMALCPGFVRTEFHQRAGMGTDNIPDWMWLDADKLVAAALADLARGRTVSIPDPRYKALMGLAKVAPRSLLGGISSRTGRKYGPQ
- a CDS encoding MOSC domain-containing protein, which codes for MKLLSVNVGRAKAVPYTDHPEGVTGIDKRPAEGPVRVAAPGPKGVGGSGLAGDAVCERRHHGGDDQAVYAVAREDLDDWERELGRPLANGVFGENLTTLGIDVSGALIGERWRIGSEVVLEVSSGRIPCRTFQGHMGERQWVKRFTRRGASGAYLRVVEPGEIRAGDPVEIVHRPEHDVTVALAFRAVTTGRELQPRLLAAGGALHPELRESALRYVAEHGVR
- a CDS encoding LysR family transcriptional regulator, which encodes MIEARHLRVLRAVAATGSFSAAGRELGCTQPAVSQQMKALEASVGTPLLIRTGREMRLTQAGEALVRHAAGILSGLTAAEEEVAAIAGLRAGRVRLVSFPSGSSTLVPAALAALRAEHPGTRVSLEEAEPPRSVELLREGDCDVALAFRYEGAAGAEEWDDLVVRPLLTDRLVALVPERHRLARASSVAIGELAREPWIAGCPRCRGQLVEVCEGAGFTPRIDFATDDYPAVVGLVGAGLGVAVLPQLAVESVRPRGARTVTLEPAVRREIVALTLPDLAQVPAVAATLDQLTLAAAR